CGTTATCCGAGGCTGGTATCCGTGTCCGTAATGTCTTCGTCCACACCGGCGGACGCTCCGGGGAAACCCTGCCGCACGCCATTGCATTCCATAAGAGTTTAACCCATTTGCACCAACTGGCTGCATCTATCCTACCGGACACCACGCTATCAGTAGAAGTAACGGACTGGCTTCCTTCTGACCATCCGATACCGTTCCCTTCAGCCAAAAAGGCTTCATTGACGCTATCCGATCTTATCCAAATCCTATCCTTCGTAAACCGAGAGAGCGTATCAGGGAATCCCATCGCGCTCATGGTGAACTGGGGGCGCCTGCTAGTCAACGGCGACGTGCCACTATCAGGGGTACACCAGATTCTGGAATCGGACGTGCCGCTATCGGGCGTGATTTTGTCGGGTGCCGGTCCCTCTGCGGATGGATTCACGGACTCTCACAATTCGCACCTCGATCCCCAAAGCGGATTTACTGAAGAAGATGCTATGTCTTGCGCTTCTGTGCTAGCATCAAGTTCTCAACCCATATTCCTCGGCACGAAATGTAGTACCGCCAAAGGTGACGAAGAGTTGTCAGTTGCAACAGTATTACAGGCGCAGGCAGAGTTGCTTAACAAGGCGAATTAATGATGACAAAATATAAACTGATTGCCTTGGACATTGACGGCACACTCGCCGATTCGGACGGAAGGATTACGGAGCGTACAAAGGAGGTTGTACATCGCGTCGCCCAAACGGGCGCAACCATTGTCGTTGCAACCGGACGACGTTTCATCACGGCAAAACCGAGGGTTTTACAACTTGAGTTTCCAGAGGTGTTGTTAGCGGCACACAACGGTGCAATCCTCAAACGTCTCAACGGCGAACTGCTGCACCATCAATTGCTGCCCTGTGTCGTTGCGAAACAGGTCGTCCAGATCGCGAAGGAACTCGGACTCCGGCCCGTCGTTTTTGAAGGCACGCAGGATTCAGCCAATATCTTTGTTGAGGAATACGGCGATCAACTTGATGCTTGGGAGCGTGGCTATCTTGAGGAAAATAAAGCCCACCTGAAATGGGTCGATAATCTGGCAACCGACCTGCCGGGCGACGTGATTGAAGTTATCTCTGTTGTTCCCGCAGAGAAGGCGCATGAGGTCGCTGAAATTTTTCAGACGCGCTTAGATGGACAAGTCAAACCAATCCTTGTAATCATCAATAATGGACGGCACGCTTTTCTCGGTCTCTCACACGCAACAGTTGGCAAGGATCTGCCGTTACGTTACCTTGCCGAACAGATGGAGATACAGCCGTCGGAAATCCTCGCAATTGGCGACAACTATAACGATCTGGATATGTTGCAATTCGCCGGAACGGGGGTGGTTATGGAGAATGCAGACGAAGCACTTAAACAACACGGATTCTACGTGACCTCCTCAAATGATACGGACGGCGTCGCAGCAGCTCTGGAGCAGTTCGTGTTGGCAGGAGATGCTGTTTGATGAAAACTCTCCATCCCCCCGAAGGTGCATCTTCAAATTGAGGTCTTGACATGACAACTCCTCCAAATATTCTGCTGATTATGTCGGATCAGCATAGTCCACACTTCCTTGGTTGTGCCGGGAGTGAGATCGTGCGAACCCCAACACTCGACAGGTTGGCGGCGCATGGGGTTCGCTTTGCCAATAATCATTGCGCCAACCCCCTCTGCGTGCCTTCACGGATGACATTCTTGACGAGTCGGCATAGCTCGGATATCCGTGTCTGGACCAATCGTTGCCGCCTCCAATCCGACATACCCACTTTCGTCCATCACCTTGTCAACGCTGGATATGAAACGACCTTGTGCGGACGTATGCACTTTAACGGTCCCGACCAACGGCACGGTTTTGAACGACGGATTATCGGAGACATCAGTCCCCAACTGGGACATATTCCCACCTACACCGCCGGTCAAACCGCCGCCGGTGTCAAGGTTGCGGGTCCTGGACGTACTGCCTACACCCGCTATGATGAAGATGTCACGCAGGTTGCCTGCCAATTTCTTGAATCATTAGACAAAAATCCAGGCGATCGTCCCTTTTTCATGACGGTTGGATATGTGCTGCCGCACTGTCCGTTCATTGCACCGAAACGGCTTTTCGACGAGTATCTTGAGAGAATTGATGTGCCACAACTACCTCAAGGCTATCACGATTCGCTCCACCCATTCATGAAATCGTGGCGAGAACACCGTGGAGTTGATGAACTGACAGACGAGCAGGTGCGAATCGCCCGTGCAGCGTACTACGGTCTGGTAACATTCATGGATGAACTGATTGGAAAGATGCTATCCACGTTAGCGGACACCCGTTTCGGCGAGAACACACTGATTATCTACACCTCTGATCACGGTGAAATGGCAGGCGAGCATCGGATGTGGTGGAAGTCGAGTTTCTATCAAGACTCCGTCGGTGTACCGCTCATCTTTGCGTTGCCCGGACAGTTTGCCGAAGATCAGACAGTCGCTGAGGTGACTAGCCTGCTTGATATTGGACCGACGCTTGTTGACCTCGCAGGGGGCAAACCGATGTTCGGGGTACGTGGGCGCAGCCTCAAAGGATTTTTGGTTGGCGATGGAAGCGTTCCCAATTGGCACAATACAGCATTTGCAGAGTTGGGTGGTCTCCAAAACGATCCCCCGGCTCGGATGATTCGCCGTGGGAGTTGGAAACTGAACTATTATCACGGGTATGATCAGCCCCAACTGTTCAATCTCGAAACCGACCCCGGTGAATGGAACGACCTTGCCGATGATGCCGCTTATTCGGAGATTCGAGATGAACTGTTTGCCGAAGTCAAAGCGGATTGGTCTGGTGAAACGGTGTTACACACACTCGAAACAACTCAAAATGACTACCAGGTCCTTGAAGAATTTGGTAAGAATGCCAACTTTTCCACCGAAGATGCGCCCGATCTCTGGACAGCTCCCGACGATTGTAACGTCTTTCCTGAAATTTAGCCCACAAGTCTGTATAGGATAGGAGTTAGCAATTCAGTTTGTAGTAGCGCGTTCGTTGCACGCTACCACGGGCGATAAATCGCTTAACCACAAACCTACGGATCGACTGTAGTTGCCCGATTCATCGGGCGTATCGGGGCATAAGCATAATCTATACCCATCGTAGGCGGGGCATCTTGCCCCGCATCAGCATTGAAGCATTGAACTACAAAATCTCAACGTTCAACTGCGTAAGTCCTATAGGAAAACCTTATGCCACACTTTGTCGAACTTCAACCACAGCATCTTGATGAACTGGCTGCTTTTTGTAACCGTAACTTTGAATTTCATTCAGGTCAGTTTGAGGCGGGGATTCTGCACAAGCGGATTTTCGACGACCAGGATTATTTGCCCGACCACGGGTTTCTCCTACGTAATAACGGAAAAACAATCGGCTTCATGGTTGGTGTGTTGCGCGGGAATGAGGGATGCCTGAAACTCTTTGCTGTGGATCGGGAACATCGTAGATTAGGGCTTGGGAGCATGATGTTAGCGGAGATAGAAGAACTTTTTCGGTCAGGTGGTGCAGAGCGAGTGCGTATCCTGAATTGCTCACCGTACTATTTCACCCCCGGTTTGGATCCTCGCTATACCGAAGCA
This is a stretch of genomic DNA from Candidatus Poribacteria bacterium. It encodes these proteins:
- a CDS encoding DUF4862 family protein is translated as MITEKVLGAYTIVGTLSPTEQADWYRKAVEEWNINTFEVPILAGVPVVPEVVDVLTELSASIVATFVAQWATAGQKNPAYGLSSLDESARQTALVDACSSLQQCMTLSEAGIRVRNVFVHTGGRSGETLPHAIAFHKSLTHLHQLAASILPDTTLSVEVTDWLPSDHPIPFPSAKKASLTLSDLIQILSFVNRESVSGNPIALMVNWGRLLVNGDVPLSGVHQILESDVPLSGVILSGAGPSADGFTDSHNSHLDPQSGFTEEDAMSCASVLASSSQPIFLGTKCSTAKGDEELSVATVLQAQAELLNKAN
- a CDS encoding Cof-type HAD-IIB family hydrolase, whose product is MMTKYKLIALDIDGTLADSDGRITERTKEVVHRVAQTGATIVVATGRRFITAKPRVLQLEFPEVLLAAHNGAILKRLNGELLHHQLLPCVVAKQVVQIAKELGLRPVVFEGTQDSANIFVEEYGDQLDAWERGYLEENKAHLKWVDNLATDLPGDVIEVISVVPAEKAHEVAEIFQTRLDGQVKPILVIINNGRHAFLGLSHATVGKDLPLRYLAEQMEIQPSEILAIGDNYNDLDMLQFAGTGVVMENADEALKQHGFYVTSSNDTDGVAAALEQFVLAGDAV
- a CDS encoding sulfatase-like hydrolase/transferase, which gives rise to MTTPPNILLIMSDQHSPHFLGCAGSEIVRTPTLDRLAAHGVRFANNHCANPLCVPSRMTFLTSRHSSDIRVWTNRCRLQSDIPTFVHHLVNAGYETTLCGRMHFNGPDQRHGFERRIIGDISPQLGHIPTYTAGQTAAGVKVAGPGRTAYTRYDEDVTQVACQFLESLDKNPGDRPFFMTVGYVLPHCPFIAPKRLFDEYLERIDVPQLPQGYHDSLHPFMKSWREHRGVDELTDEQVRIARAAYYGLVTFMDELIGKMLSTLADTRFGENTLIIYTSDHGEMAGEHRMWWKSSFYQDSVGVPLIFALPGQFAEDQTVAEVTSLLDIGPTLVDLAGGKPMFGVRGRSLKGFLVGDGSVPNWHNTAFAELGGLQNDPPARMIRRGSWKLNYYHGYDQPQLFNLETDPGEWNDLADDAAYSEIRDELFAEVKADWSGETVLHTLETTQNDYQVLEEFGKNANFSTEDAPDLWTAPDDCNVFPEI